In the genome of Geotrypetes seraphini chromosome 16, aGeoSer1.1, whole genome shotgun sequence, one region contains:
- the HAPLN2 gene encoding hyaluronan and proteoglycan link protein 2 isoform X1 — protein MRRKVPPHNGKLCFLRSRAWGRQVNAKCHTDPAPEHGQPHLGLGIRIRRQGTCFLGGERRGQKTPLIWKFPGNGSCSLDSSSAVSNVRGRNSSGRQQNTFARLARPAMRLKMRGLLPLLASVCLASLHAGLGSSRVITKNKASTPGPRHLLEPIYEVIHTQRGANVTLPCVLRTRPRVYKVKWTKINPTDALENIILITNGQQRKNYNQLSWRVRLRRGHRNDASLVITDVRLEDDGKYRCQLVNGLEDESLFLNLRLDGVVFPYQARLGRYLFNYFDARQKCEEQDALLATSAQLYQAWTEGLDWCNAGWLLDGTVQYPIIQTRGPCGGNIPPGIRTYGPKDSKKDRYDAFCFTSTIKGHVYFIPAPMNFEEAVLACQKQGATISKVGQLYAAWKFLHLDHCDGGWLEDSSVRFPIVNPRDRCGGLPDPGVRSFGFPDKAKRIYGVYCYTQKGGGEWRG, from the exons ATGCGGAGAAAGGTCCCGCCACACAATGGGAAATTGTGTTTCCTGCGGTCTCGTGCATGGGGAAGGCAGGTCAATGCAAAGTGTCACACTGACCCTGCACCAGAGCATGGACAGCCACACCTTGGCTTGGGCATCCGGATAAGAAGACAGGGCACTTGCTtcctggggggggagagaagggggcaaaagacccctttgatctggaaaTTTCCTGGAAACGGGTCATGCAGCCTCGATAGCTCATCCGCAGTGAGCAATGTCAGAGGCAGAAATTCTTCTGGACGGCAACAAAACACCTTCGCCAG ACTAGCGCGCCCAGCCATGCGTCTGAAAATGCGAGGGCTGCTCCCGCTTTTGGCATCCGTCTGTCTCGCCTCACTTCATGCTGGTTTGGGTAGTTCTCGCGTGATCACTAAGAACAAAG CTAGTACCCCAGGACCACGACATTTGCTGGAACCCATTTACGAAGTGATCCACACCCAAAGAGGTGCCAACGTCACCCTTCCCTGTGTCCTTCGAACTCGGCCTAGAGTCTACAAGGTGAAGTGGACCAAGATCAACCCAACGGATGCCCTAGAGAACATCATTCTGATTACCAATGGGCAGCAACGAAAGAACTACAACCAGCTTTCTTGGAGGGTGCGTCTGCGAAGGGGCCATCGGAACGACGCATCGTTGGTTATCACCGATGTGAGACTGGAGGATGACGGGAAATACAGGTGCCAACTAGTCAACGGCCTTGAAGATGAAAGCTTGTTTTTAAATCTACGATTAGATG GCGTTGTTTTCCCATACCAGGCAAGACTTGGACGCTACCTGTTCAATTACTTTGATGCAAGGCAGAAATGTGAGGAACAGGATGCCTTGCTGGCCACCTCTGCGCAGCTCTACCAAG CTTGGACGGAGGGCCTGGACTGGTGCAACGCAGGCTGGTTATTGGACGGAACCGTTCAGTATCCGATCATTCAAACGCGGGGGCCCTGCGGAGGAAATATTCCCCCAGGAATCCGGACCTATGGGCCAAAGGACTCAAAGAAGGACAGATACGATGCTTTCTGCTTCACCTCCACCATAAAAG GACATGTCTACTTCATCCCTGCACCCATGAACTTTGAAGAAGCCGTTCTGGCCTGCCAAAAGCAAGGGGCAACCATTTCCAAGGTTGGACAGCTCTACGCCGCCTGGAAGTTCCTGCACTTAGACCACTGCGATGGGGGCTGGTTGGAAGACAGTAGTGTACGATTTCCCATTGTCAACCCTCGAGACCGGTGCGGGGGTCTCCCAGACCCGGGGGTGCGGAGTTTTGGCTTCCCTGATAAGGCAAAGAGGATATACGGAGTTTATTGTTACACacagaaggggggtggagagtggaGGGGGTGA
- the HAPLN2 gene encoding hyaluronan and proteoglycan link protein 2 isoform X3, whose product MSEAEILLDGNKTPSPASTPGPRHLLEPIYEVIHTQRGANVTLPCVLRTRPRVYKVKWTKINPTDALENIILITNGQQRKNYNQLSWRVRLRRGHRNDASLVITDVRLEDDGKYRCQLVNGLEDESLFLNLRLDGVVFPYQARLGRYLFNYFDARQKCEEQDALLATSAQLYQAWTEGLDWCNAGWLLDGTVQYPIIQTRGPCGGNIPPGIRTYGPKDSKKDRYDAFCFTSTIKGHVYFIPAPMNFEEAVLACQKQGATISKVGQLYAAWKFLHLDHCDGGWLEDSSVRFPIVNPRDRCGGLPDPGVRSFGFPDKAKRIYGVYCYTQKGGGEWRG is encoded by the exons ATGTCAGAGGCAGAAATTCTTCTGGACGGCAACAAAACACCTTCGCCAG CTAGTACCCCAGGACCACGACATTTGCTGGAACCCATTTACGAAGTGATCCACACCCAAAGAGGTGCCAACGTCACCCTTCCCTGTGTCCTTCGAACTCGGCCTAGAGTCTACAAGGTGAAGTGGACCAAGATCAACCCAACGGATGCCCTAGAGAACATCATTCTGATTACCAATGGGCAGCAACGAAAGAACTACAACCAGCTTTCTTGGAGGGTGCGTCTGCGAAGGGGCCATCGGAACGACGCATCGTTGGTTATCACCGATGTGAGACTGGAGGATGACGGGAAATACAGGTGCCAACTAGTCAACGGCCTTGAAGATGAAAGCTTGTTTTTAAATCTACGATTAGATG GCGTTGTTTTCCCATACCAGGCAAGACTTGGACGCTACCTGTTCAATTACTTTGATGCAAGGCAGAAATGTGAGGAACAGGATGCCTTGCTGGCCACCTCTGCGCAGCTCTACCAAG CTTGGACGGAGGGCCTGGACTGGTGCAACGCAGGCTGGTTATTGGACGGAACCGTTCAGTATCCGATCATTCAAACGCGGGGGCCCTGCGGAGGAAATATTCCCCCAGGAATCCGGACCTATGGGCCAAAGGACTCAAAGAAGGACAGATACGATGCTTTCTGCTTCACCTCCACCATAAAAG GACATGTCTACTTCATCCCTGCACCCATGAACTTTGAAGAAGCCGTTCTGGCCTGCCAAAAGCAAGGGGCAACCATTTCCAAGGTTGGACAGCTCTACGCCGCCTGGAAGTTCCTGCACTTAGACCACTGCGATGGGGGCTGGTTGGAAGACAGTAGTGTACGATTTCCCATTGTCAACCCTCGAGACCGGTGCGGGGGTCTCCCAGACCCGGGGGTGCGGAGTTTTGGCTTCCCTGATAAGGCAAAGAGGATATACGGAGTTTATTGTTACACacagaaggggggtggagagtggaGGGGGTGA
- the HAPLN2 gene encoding hyaluronan and proteoglycan link protein 2 isoform X2: MRLKMRGLLPLLASVCLASLHAGLGSSRVITKNKASTPGPRHLLEPIYEVIHTQRGANVTLPCVLRTRPRVYKVKWTKINPTDALENIILITNGQQRKNYNQLSWRVRLRRGHRNDASLVITDVRLEDDGKYRCQLVNGLEDESLFLNLRLDGVVFPYQARLGRYLFNYFDARQKCEEQDALLATSAQLYQAWTEGLDWCNAGWLLDGTVQYPIIQTRGPCGGNIPPGIRTYGPKDSKKDRYDAFCFTSTIKGHVYFIPAPMNFEEAVLACQKQGATISKVGQLYAAWKFLHLDHCDGGWLEDSSVRFPIVNPRDRCGGLPDPGVRSFGFPDKAKRIYGVYCYTQKGGGEWRG; this comes from the exons ATGCGTCTGAAAATGCGAGGGCTGCTCCCGCTTTTGGCATCCGTCTGTCTCGCCTCACTTCATGCTGGTTTGGGTAGTTCTCGCGTGATCACTAAGAACAAAG CTAGTACCCCAGGACCACGACATTTGCTGGAACCCATTTACGAAGTGATCCACACCCAAAGAGGTGCCAACGTCACCCTTCCCTGTGTCCTTCGAACTCGGCCTAGAGTCTACAAGGTGAAGTGGACCAAGATCAACCCAACGGATGCCCTAGAGAACATCATTCTGATTACCAATGGGCAGCAACGAAAGAACTACAACCAGCTTTCTTGGAGGGTGCGTCTGCGAAGGGGCCATCGGAACGACGCATCGTTGGTTATCACCGATGTGAGACTGGAGGATGACGGGAAATACAGGTGCCAACTAGTCAACGGCCTTGAAGATGAAAGCTTGTTTTTAAATCTACGATTAGATG GCGTTGTTTTCCCATACCAGGCAAGACTTGGACGCTACCTGTTCAATTACTTTGATGCAAGGCAGAAATGTGAGGAACAGGATGCCTTGCTGGCCACCTCTGCGCAGCTCTACCAAG CTTGGACGGAGGGCCTGGACTGGTGCAACGCAGGCTGGTTATTGGACGGAACCGTTCAGTATCCGATCATTCAAACGCGGGGGCCCTGCGGAGGAAATATTCCCCCAGGAATCCGGACCTATGGGCCAAAGGACTCAAAGAAGGACAGATACGATGCTTTCTGCTTCACCTCCACCATAAAAG GACATGTCTACTTCATCCCTGCACCCATGAACTTTGAAGAAGCCGTTCTGGCCTGCCAAAAGCAAGGGGCAACCATTTCCAAGGTTGGACAGCTCTACGCCGCCTGGAAGTTCCTGCACTTAGACCACTGCGATGGGGGCTGGTTGGAAGACAGTAGTGTACGATTTCCCATTGTCAACCCTCGAGACCGGTGCGGGGGTCTCCCAGACCCGGGGGTGCGGAGTTTTGGCTTCCCTGATAAGGCAAAGAGGATATACGGAGTTTATTGTTACACacagaaggggggtggagagtggaGGGGGTGA